The Cupriavidus nantongensis genome has a segment encoding these proteins:
- a CDS encoding Re/Si-specific NAD(P)(+) transhydrogenase subunit alpha yields the protein MPMTIGVPREVHPGERRVAATPDSVKELLKLGYQVVVETGAGLEASFSDDDYRAAGAAIVDAASLWASVDVVVKVRPPQVHPSLGVEEAALLKKHATLIGFVWPAQQMPMLERLAQRGATVLAMDCVPRISRAQKLDALSSMANMAGYRAVIEAAHAFGRPFAGQITAAGKIPPARVLVIGAGVAGLAAIGAARSLGAVVRAFDTRPVVRQQIESLGAEFLTVEIEEDGSGSGGYAREMSPAFIEAEMRLFAEQAREVDIIITTALIPGKPAPRLLEAGTVALMRAGSVVVDLAAEQGGNCVLTVPGESVRRDGVTIIGYTDLPSRMAAQASQLYATNIRHLLSELTPGKDGQLVVDMDDEMIRGATVLHQGAVTWPPPPLTVAVPQQQAPAEVPVPAEAAPPRSRTGTMLIALALAAAALLGLGAVAPPAFMAHFTVFVLAIFVGYQVVWNVTAALHTPLMSVTNAISGIIVVGALVQLGKPSLLTAVIAGCAVLVATINIAGGFLVTQRMLKMFQRD from the coding sequence AGACCGGTGCCGGGCTGGAAGCGTCGTTCTCGGACGACGACTACCGCGCCGCGGGCGCGGCCATTGTCGATGCGGCCAGCCTGTGGGCCTCGGTCGACGTGGTGGTCAAGGTGCGCCCGCCGCAGGTCCATCCCAGCCTGGGGGTGGAAGAGGCGGCGCTGCTGAAGAAGCATGCCACGCTCATCGGCTTTGTCTGGCCGGCACAGCAGATGCCGATGCTCGAGCGCCTGGCGCAGCGCGGTGCCACGGTGCTGGCGATGGACTGCGTGCCCCGCATCTCGCGCGCGCAGAAGCTGGATGCGCTCAGCTCGATGGCGAACATGGCCGGCTACCGCGCGGTGATCGAAGCCGCGCATGCCTTCGGCCGGCCCTTCGCCGGGCAGATCACCGCCGCGGGCAAGATCCCGCCGGCGCGCGTGCTGGTGATCGGCGCAGGCGTGGCGGGGCTGGCGGCGATCGGCGCGGCGCGCAGCCTGGGCGCGGTGGTGCGCGCCTTCGACACGCGGCCGGTGGTGCGCCAGCAGATCGAAAGCCTGGGCGCGGAATTCCTCACCGTCGAGATCGAAGAGGACGGCAGCGGCAGCGGCGGCTACGCCAGGGAGATGAGCCCGGCCTTTATCGAAGCGGAGATGCGGCTCTTTGCCGAGCAGGCGCGCGAGGTCGACATCATCATCACCACCGCGCTGATTCCCGGCAAGCCGGCGCCCAGGCTGCTGGAGGCCGGGACCGTCGCGCTGATGCGCGCCGGCAGCGTGGTGGTCGACCTGGCCGCCGAGCAGGGCGGCAACTGCGTGCTGACCGTGCCGGGCGAAAGCGTGCGCCGCGACGGCGTCACCATCATCGGCTATACCGACCTGCCCAGCCGCATGGCGGCGCAGGCGAGCCAGCTCTATGCCACCAATATCCGCCACCTGCTGAGCGAGCTGACGCCGGGCAAGGACGGCCAGCTGGTGGTGGACATGGACGACGAGATGATCCGCGGCGCGACGGTGCTGCACCAGGGCGCGGTGACCTGGCCGCCACCGCCGCTGACGGTGGCGGTGCCGCAGCAGCAGGCGCCGGCGGAGGTGCCGGTGCCGGCCGAAGCCGCGCCGCCGCGCAGCCGCACCGGCACCATGCTGATTGCCCTGGCACTGGCGGCCGCTGCGCTGCTGGGACTGGGGGCGGTCGCGCCACCTGCCTTCATGGCGCATTTCACGGTGTTCGTGCTGGCGATCTTCGTCGGCTACCAGGTGGTGTGGAACGTCACCGCGGCGCTGCACACGCCGCTGATGAGCGTGACCAACGCCATCAGCGGGATCATCGTGGTGGGGGCGCTGGTGCAGCTGGGCAAGCCGTCGCTGCTGACGGCGGTGATCGCGGGCTGCGCGGTGCTGGTGGCCACCATCAATATCGCCGGGGGCTTCCTGGTGACGCAGCGCATGCTGAAGATGTTCCAGCGCGACTAA
- a CDS encoding AMP-binding protein — translation MVRQASAAALVHGGATVGQLYTAALRARPGVPAVVGDDVTLSYEALARHCARIARLFAARGLARQDVVAFLVGNRAEAVAAIIAAQLAGLKAVSLHPMAAEADHAFVLQDAGVQALVVDNARFAERARALSASSRLQVLPLDDGEFGPGLASAAAAFDDAPVVPGDDPTEISKLSYTGGTTGRSKGILHTHRTSVTMLQYMLATYEWPAQMRYLVTTPISHASGSLFLPTLLRGGTIYLCDKFSPADFLRRVAEHRINLTFLVPTQIYGLLDCDGLDTADLSSLELVLYGAAPIAPVRLADALRRIGPVFGQIYGQAEAPMCISYLSPRDHDPDHPERLRSCGKVIPGNQVRLLDAQMREVAPGEVGELCVRGPLVMEGYLNRPEENARVFAGDWLHTGDMARCDSEGFLYLVDRAKDMIISGGFNVYPSEVEHCLALHPAIAMSAVIGVPDPKWGEAVTAVVVARPGTDLTEADVIAHVTRHKGVVNAPKQVVFADALPLTALGKIDRKAIRGRYWGGQERQVA, via the coding sequence ATGGTCCGTCAGGCTTCGGCGGCTGCGCTCGTCCACGGCGGCGCGACCGTCGGCCAGCTCTATACCGCGGCGCTGCGCGCGCGGCCTGGCGTACCCGCCGTGGTCGGCGACGATGTCACGCTGAGCTATGAGGCGCTGGCCCGGCACTGCGCGCGCATCGCGCGGCTGTTTGCCGCGCGCGGCCTGGCGCGCCAGGACGTGGTGGCCTTCCTGGTAGGCAATCGCGCCGAGGCGGTCGCTGCCATCATCGCCGCGCAACTGGCCGGACTGAAGGCCGTGTCGCTGCACCCGATGGCCGCAGAGGCCGACCATGCCTTCGTGCTGCAAGACGCGGGCGTGCAGGCGCTGGTGGTCGACAATGCCCGCTTCGCGGAGCGGGCGCGCGCGCTCAGCGCCAGCTCGCGGCTACAGGTGCTGCCGCTCGACGACGGCGAGTTCGGCCCCGGCCTCGCCAGCGCCGCGGCGGCCTTCGATGACGCGCCCGTGGTCCCCGGCGACGATCCGACCGAGATCAGCAAGCTGTCGTACACCGGCGGCACCACCGGACGTTCCAAGGGCATCCTGCATACCCACCGGACCTCGGTGACGATGCTGCAGTACATGCTGGCCACCTACGAATGGCCGGCGCAGATGCGGTACCTGGTGACCACGCCGATCTCGCACGCGTCCGGCAGCCTGTTCCTGCCGACGCTGCTGCGCGGCGGCACCATCTACCTGTGCGACAAGTTCAGCCCGGCCGATTTCCTGCGCCGCGTGGCCGAGCACCGCATCAACCTGACCTTCCTGGTGCCCACGCAGATCTACGGGCTGCTCGATTGCGACGGCCTCGACACGGCCGACCTGTCCAGCCTGGAACTGGTGCTCTACGGCGCGGCGCCGATCGCGCCGGTGCGGCTGGCCGACGCGCTGCGCCGCATTGGCCCGGTGTTCGGGCAGATCTACGGCCAGGCCGAAGCGCCGATGTGCATCAGCTACCTGAGCCCGCGCGACCACGATCCGGACCATCCCGAGCGCCTGCGCTCGTGCGGCAAGGTGATCCCCGGCAACCAGGTCAGGCTGCTCGACGCGCAGATGCGTGAAGTCGCGCCGGGCGAGGTGGGCGAGCTGTGCGTGCGCGGCCCGCTGGTGATGGAAGGCTACCTGAACCGACCGGAAGAAAACGCCAGGGTCTTTGCCGGCGACTGGCTGCACACCGGCGACATGGCCCGCTGCGACAGCGAAGGATTCCTGTACCTGGTCGACCGCGCCAAGGACATGATCATCAGCGGCGGCTTCAACGTGTACCCGAGCGAAGTCGAGCACTGCCTGGCGCTGCATCCGGCCATCGCCATGTCGGCGGTGATCGGCGTGCCGGATCCCAAATGGGGCGAAGCCGTGACCGCCGTGGTGGTGGCCCGACCCGGCACTGACCTGACCGAGGCCGACGTGATCGCCCACGTGACCCGGCACAAGGGCGTGGTCAACGCGCCCAAGCAGGTAGTGTTTGCCGATGCGCTGCCGCTGACGGCGCTGGGCAAGATCGACCGCAAGGCCATCCGGGGGCGCTACTGGGGCGGACAGGAGCGGCAGGTGGCCTGA
- the oxc gene encoding oxalyl-CoA decarboxylase, with product MAEVGNELQRHAAQEHQAQTDGFHLVIDALKLNGIENIYGLPGIPVTDLARLAQANGMRVISFRHEQNAGNAAAIAGFLTQKPGVCLTVSAPGFLNGLTALAHATTNCFPMILISGSSEREIVDLQQGDYEEMDQLAIARPHAKAAFRVLHAEDIGVGVARAIRAAVSGRPGGVYLDLPAKLLGQSLEAEKGKQSLIKVVDPAPRQLPAPDSVDRAVALLKTAKRPLILIGKGAAYARAEADLRKLVEKTGIPYLPMSMAKGLLPDTHPQSASAARSYVLAEADVVLLVGARLNWLLSHGKGKTWGKPKQFIQVDIAPTEMDSNVAIAAPVVGDIGSCVTALLDKIGNDFARPGADWLNAVADRRDTNLAKMAETLARAKDAAPMNFHGALAVLKDVVKANPGISFVNEGANTLDYARAVIDMYEPRKRLDVGTWGVMGVGMGYAVAAAVETGKPVLALCGDSAFGFSGMEVETICRYNLPVCIVIFNNNGVYKGIDKNPTGGTDPAVTTFVPGARYDKMMEAFGGVGANVTTPAELEAAVNEALRSGRPTLVNAVIDPAAGTESGRLTNLNPQSSAKK from the coding sequence ATGGCAGAAGTCGGAAACGAGCTGCAGCGTCACGCCGCGCAAGAACATCAGGCACAAACCGATGGTTTTCATCTGGTCATCGACGCGCTGAAGCTGAACGGCATCGAAAACATCTACGGCCTGCCCGGCATTCCGGTCACCGATCTGGCCCGTCTGGCGCAGGCCAACGGCATGCGCGTCATCAGCTTCCGCCATGAGCAGAACGCCGGCAACGCCGCGGCGATTGCGGGCTTCCTGACGCAGAAGCCGGGCGTCTGCCTGACCGTCTCCGCGCCGGGTTTCCTGAACGGGCTGACGGCGCTGGCGCATGCCACCACCAACTGCTTCCCGATGATCCTGATCAGCGGCTCGAGCGAGCGCGAGATCGTTGACCTGCAGCAGGGTGACTACGAAGAGATGGACCAGCTCGCCATCGCGCGTCCGCACGCCAAGGCTGCGTTCCGCGTGCTGCATGCCGAAGACATCGGCGTCGGCGTCGCGCGTGCCATCCGCGCCGCGGTGTCGGGCCGCCCGGGCGGCGTGTACCTGGACCTGCCGGCCAAGCTGCTGGGCCAGTCGCTGGAAGCCGAGAAGGGCAAGCAGTCGCTGATCAAGGTAGTGGACCCGGCGCCGCGCCAGCTGCCCGCACCGGATTCGGTCGACCGCGCCGTCGCGCTGCTGAAGACCGCCAAGCGTCCGCTGATCCTGATCGGCAAGGGCGCCGCGTATGCACGCGCCGAGGCGGACCTGCGCAAGCTGGTCGAGAAGACCGGCATCCCGTACCTGCCGATGTCGATGGCCAAGGGCCTGCTGCCCGATACGCATCCGCAATCGGCCTCGGCCGCGCGCTCCTATGTGCTGGCGGAGGCCGACGTGGTGCTGCTGGTCGGCGCCCGCCTGAACTGGCTGCTGTCGCACGGCAAGGGCAAGACCTGGGGCAAGCCCAAGCAATTCATCCAGGTCGACATCGCGCCGACCGAGATGGACAGCAACGTTGCCATCGCCGCGCCGGTGGTCGGCGACATCGGCTCGTGCGTCACGGCGCTGCTCGACAAGATCGGCAATGACTTCGCCCGGCCGGGCGCCGACTGGCTGAACGCGGTGGCCGACCGCCGCGACACCAACCTCGCCAAGATGGCCGAAACCCTGGCCAGGGCCAAAGATGCCGCGCCGATGAACTTCCACGGCGCGCTGGCCGTGCTCAAGGACGTGGTCAAGGCCAACCCGGGCATCTCGTTCGTCAACGAAGGCGCCAACACGCTGGACTATGCCCGTGCCGTGATCGACATGTACGAGCCGCGCAAGCGCCTGGACGTGGGCACCTGGGGCGTGATGGGCGTGGGCATGGGCTACGCGGTGGCCGCGGCGGTCGAGACCGGCAAGCCGGTGCTGGCGCTGTGCGGCGACAGCGCCTTCGGTTTCTCGGGCATGGAAGTCGAGACCATCTGCCGCTACAACCTGCCGGTCTGCATCGTCATCTTCAACAACAACGGCGTCTACAAGGGCATCGACAAGAACCCCACCGGCGGCACTGATCCGGCGGTCACGACCTTCGTCCCGGGTGCGCGCTACGACAAGATGATGGAAGCGTTCGGCGGTGTCGGCGCCAATGTCACCACGCCGGCAGAACTCGAGGCCGCGGTCAACGAAGCGCTGCGCTCGGGCAGGCCGACGCTGGTCAACGCCGTCATCGATCCGGCGGCCGGCACCGAAAGCGGCCGCCTGACCAACCTCAATCCGCAAAGCTCGGCCAAGAAGTAA
- a CDS encoding TetR/AcrR family transcriptional regulator — MATRRTDQDFIRDLTRLLCSEGVSSLTIGEIAQRMRCSRRRLYEIAPTKEALFVGICRDVLAANLERGFAAARGERDAARAVSAYLHAALNMSGLSKAALADLDAIDSGRAVFDAYQLARVRGLESLLEAGMRQGLMAPHNPRLVSEAILGAAHRLRSQQFLKDTGMKMGDAFSEFYEIILNGLLCRPEPDDPTQATCRSCPPQ, encoded by the coding sequence ATGGCCACGCGACGCACCGACCAAGACTTTATCCGGGACCTGACGCGCCTGCTGTGCAGCGAAGGCGTCTCGTCGCTGACCATCGGCGAGATCGCGCAGCGCATGCGCTGCTCGCGGCGGCGGCTGTACGAGATCGCGCCGACCAAGGAGGCGTTGTTCGTCGGCATCTGCCGCGATGTTCTGGCGGCCAACCTGGAACGGGGCTTCGCCGCTGCGCGCGGCGAGCGCGATGCCGCGCGCGCCGTGTCGGCCTACCTGCACGCCGCGCTGAATATGTCGGGACTAAGCAAGGCTGCGCTGGCCGACCTCGATGCCATCGACAGCGGCCGGGCGGTGTTCGACGCGTACCAGCTGGCGCGCGTGCGCGGGCTGGAAAGCCTGCTCGAGGCCGGCATGCGGCAAGGACTGATGGCGCCGCACAACCCGCGGCTGGTGTCCGAAGCGATCCTCGGCGCCGCGCACCGACTGCGCAGCCAGCAGTTCCTGAAGGACACCGGGATGAAGATGGGCGATGCCTTCAGCGAGTTCTACGAGATCATCCTGAACGGCCTGCTGTGCCGGCCTGAACCCGACGACCCCACTCAGGCCACCTGCCGCTCCTGTCCGCCCCAGTAG
- the frc gene encoding formyl-CoA transferase, whose protein sequence is MNLPLNGIKIIDFTHVQAGPACTQLLAWFGADVIKVERPGSGDVTRTQLRDIPDVDALYFTMLNSNKRSLTLDTKKPEGKKILEQLIRESDVLVENFGPGALDRMGFSWERINELNPKMIVASVKGFSDGHHYEDLKVYENVAQCAGGAASTTGFWDGPPTVSAAALGDSNTGMHLAIGILTALIGRDKTGKGQKVAVSMQDAVLNLCRVKLRDQQRLDRLGYLEEYPQYPHGTFSDVVPRGGNAGGGGQPGWVLKCKGWETDPNAYIYFTIQGHAWEPICKALGKPEWIDDPNYATAKARQPHIFDIFNTIEEWLADKTKYEAVDILRKFDIPCSPVLSMKEIANDPSLRASGSITEVPHKERGSYLTVGSPIKFSDLKPEITGSPLLGEHSEEVLAGLGYGAEDIKRLRESQVI, encoded by the coding sequence GTGAACCTCCCACTCAACGGCATCAAGATCATCGACTTCACGCACGTCCAGGCGGGTCCCGCCTGCACCCAACTGCTGGCATGGTTCGGCGCCGACGTGATCAAGGTCGAGCGCCCGGGTTCCGGCGACGTGACGCGGACCCAGCTGCGCGACATCCCGGATGTCGACGCGCTGTACTTCACCATGCTCAACAGCAACAAGCGTTCGCTGACGCTGGACACGAAGAAGCCGGAAGGCAAGAAGATCCTGGAGCAGCTGATCCGCGAGTCGGACGTGCTGGTCGAGAACTTCGGCCCGGGCGCGCTGGACCGCATGGGCTTCTCGTGGGAGCGCATCAACGAGCTCAACCCGAAGATGATCGTGGCTTCGGTCAAGGGCTTCAGCGACGGCCACCACTATGAAGACCTGAAGGTCTACGAGAACGTGGCGCAGTGCGCCGGCGGCGCGGCCTCGACCACCGGCTTCTGGGACGGCCCGCCCACGGTTTCCGCTGCGGCGCTGGGCGATTCCAACACCGGCATGCACCTGGCGATCGGCATCCTGACCGCGCTGATTGGCCGCGACAAGACCGGCAAGGGCCAGAAGGTGGCGGTGTCGATGCAGGATGCGGTGCTGAACCTGTGCCGCGTCAAGCTGCGCGACCAGCAGCGCCTGGACCGCCTGGGCTACCTGGAAGAGTATCCGCAGTACCCGCACGGCACCTTCAGCGACGTGGTGCCGCGTGGCGGCAACGCGGGCGGCGGCGGCCAGCCGGGCTGGGTGCTGAAGTGCAAGGGCTGGGAGACCGATCCCAACGCCTATATCTACTTCACCATCCAGGGCCATGCCTGGGAGCCGATCTGCAAGGCGCTGGGCAAGCCGGAATGGATCGACGACCCCAACTACGCCACCGCCAAGGCGCGCCAGCCGCATATCTTCGATATCTTCAACACCATCGAGGAATGGCTGGCCGACAAGACCAAGTACGAGGCGGTCGACATCCTGCGCAAGTTCGACATCCCGTGCTCGCCGGTGCTGTCGATGAAGGAAATCGCCAACGATCCGTCGCTGCGTGCCAGCGGCAGCATCACCGAGGTGCCGCACAAGGAGCGCGGCAGCTACCTGACGGTGGGCAGCCCGATCAAGTTCTCCGACCTGAAGCCGGAGATCACGGGTTCGCCGCTGCTGGGCGAGCATAGCGAAGAGGTGCTGGCCGGCCTGGGCTACGGTGCCGAAGACATCAAGCGCCTGCGCGAGTCCCAGGTGATCTGA
- the oxlT gene encoding oxalate/formate MFS antiporter, producing the protein MAQWEASAPAGRDDVNGRGLQNRWMQLAIGVVCMGLVANLQYGWTLFVSPMDARHHWGASAIQVAFSIFIVTETWLVPLEGWLVDKFGPRPVVAGGAICAGLAWVMNAYATTLPELYVAAVIAGIGAGGVYGTCVGNALKWFPDKRGLAAGLTAAGFGAGAAITVIPIANMIQSAGYEKAFLFFGILQGVSIFVLALLLVKPRPPKGAVAAKAVLTNPVEYTPGQMVKTPVFWLIYASFVAVAAGGIMATAQLGPIAKDYGFASMPVTLLGLTLPLLTMTLSIDNLCNGFTRPLCGFLSDRFGRENTMFVIFIGEGLALLGLMQLGHNPYWFMFFAALTFLFWGEIFSIFPALCADTFGSKFAAANAGTLYTAKGTAAMLVPLASVLSARGGWEAVFTVAAVVTIAAGLSAKLVLAPMRKRFITGHPASALPVPDSGLVANPSASRVE; encoded by the coding sequence ATGGCGCAATGGGAAGCATCGGCCCCCGCCGGTCGCGATGATGTGAACGGGCGCGGGCTGCAGAACCGCTGGATGCAACTGGCAATCGGCGTAGTGTGCATGGGGCTGGTGGCGAATCTGCAGTACGGCTGGACCCTTTTCGTGTCCCCGATGGACGCCAGGCATCACTGGGGCGCGTCCGCGATCCAGGTGGCATTTTCTATCTTCATCGTCACCGAGACCTGGCTGGTGCCGCTGGAAGGCTGGCTGGTCGACAAGTTCGGTCCGCGCCCGGTAGTGGCCGGCGGGGCGATCTGCGCCGGACTGGCATGGGTGATGAACGCGTATGCGACCACGCTGCCGGAGCTGTATGTGGCCGCGGTGATCGCCGGTATCGGCGCCGGCGGCGTCTATGGAACCTGCGTCGGCAACGCGCTGAAGTGGTTCCCGGACAAGCGCGGCCTGGCCGCCGGCCTGACCGCGGCGGGTTTCGGCGCGGGCGCGGCCATCACCGTGATTCCGATCGCCAACATGATCCAGAGCGCGGGCTATGAGAAGGCCTTCCTGTTCTTCGGCATCCTGCAAGGGGTGAGCATCTTCGTGCTGGCGCTGCTGCTGGTGAAGCCCAGGCCGCCCAAGGGGGCGGTGGCGGCCAAGGCGGTGCTGACCAACCCGGTCGAGTACACGCCGGGGCAGATGGTGAAGACGCCGGTGTTCTGGCTGATCTATGCCAGCTTTGTCGCGGTGGCGGCGGGCGGCATCATGGCGACGGCGCAACTGGGGCCGATCGCCAAGGACTACGGCTTTGCGTCGATGCCGGTGACGCTGCTGGGGCTGACCTTGCCGCTGCTGACGATGACGCTGTCGATCGACAACCTGTGCAATGGCTTCACGCGCCCGCTGTGCGGCTTCCTGTCGGACCGGTTCGGTCGCGAGAACACGATGTTCGTGATCTTCATCGGCGAGGGGCTGGCGCTGCTGGGGCTGATGCAGCTGGGGCACAACCCGTACTGGTTCATGTTCTTCGCGGCGCTGACCTTCCTGTTCTGGGGCGAGATCTTCTCGATCTTCCCGGCGCTGTGCGCGGATACCTTCGGCAGCAAGTTCGCGGCGGCGAACGCGGGCACGCTGTACACCGCCAAGGGGACTGCGGCGATGCTGGTGCCGCTGGCCTCGGTCCTGTCCGCACGCGGGGGCTGGGAAGCGGTATTCACCGTGGCAGCGGTGGTGACGATCGCCGCGGGGCTGTCGGCGAAACTGGTGCTGGCACCCATGCGCAAGAGGTTCATCACCGGCCACCCGGCATCGGCGCTGCCAGTGCCCGACAGCGGCCTGGTGGCGAACCCATCGGCCAGCCGCGTTGAATAG
- the pntB gene encoding Re/Si-specific NAD(P)(+) transhydrogenase subunit beta gives MPSGISNIAYLAASALFILSLSGLSHPATARRGNLLGIAGMVIAVMTTVLAGSPDGIAIIIVAMVVGGIAGAMLARRVEMTQMPQLVAVLHSFVGLAAVLVGYANYLEPTTLGGVEKAIHEVETYLGILIGAVTFTGSIIAFLKLQGTMGGKPMLLPGRHVLNAGALLVCVWLGYAFLAAPNPQQGLVPLAAMTVIALLVGAHLVLAIGGADMPVVVSMLNSYSGWAAAATGFMLGNDLLIITGALVGSSGAILSYIMCKAMNRKFLAVILGGFGAVQAQGAATEQGEVLPVSSEEVSSLLKDANEVIIVPGYGMAVAQAQGTISEIARRLRAQGVNVRFGIHPVAGRLPGHMNVLLAEARVPYDIVLEMEEINDDFEKADVVLVVGANDIVNPGALEDPASPIAGMPVLEVWKAKTVVVSKRSMAAGYAGVDNPLFYKDNTRMWFGDAKGSVDALLRQLEEAPA, from the coding sequence ATGCCATCCGGAATCAGCAATATCGCTTACCTCGCCGCCAGCGCGCTGTTTATCCTCAGCTTGAGCGGACTAAGCCATCCCGCCACCGCGCGGCGCGGCAACCTGCTCGGCATCGCCGGCATGGTGATCGCGGTCATGACCACGGTGCTGGCGGGCAGTCCCGACGGCATCGCCATCATCATCGTGGCGATGGTGGTGGGGGGCATTGCCGGCGCCATGCTGGCCAGGCGCGTCGAGATGACGCAGATGCCGCAGCTGGTGGCGGTGCTGCACAGCTTCGTCGGCCTGGCCGCGGTGCTGGTCGGCTATGCCAACTACCTGGAGCCGACCACGCTCGGCGGCGTCGAGAAGGCGATCCATGAGGTCGAGACCTACCTCGGCATCCTGATCGGCGCGGTCACCTTCACCGGCTCGATCATCGCCTTCCTCAAGCTGCAAGGGACCATGGGCGGCAAGCCGATGCTGCTGCCGGGGCGCCACGTGCTCAACGCCGGCGCGCTGCTGGTGTGCGTGTGGCTGGGCTATGCCTTCCTGGCCGCGCCGAATCCGCAGCAGGGGCTGGTGCCGCTGGCGGCGATGACGGTGATCGCGCTGCTGGTCGGCGCGCACCTGGTGCTGGCCATCGGCGGTGCCGATATGCCGGTGGTGGTATCGATGCTGAACAGCTACTCCGGCTGGGCGGCGGCGGCAACCGGCTTCATGCTGGGCAACGACCTGCTGATCATCACCGGCGCGCTGGTGGGGTCGAGCGGCGCCATCCTCAGCTACATCATGTGCAAGGCGATGAACCGCAAGTTCCTGGCGGTGATCCTGGGAGGCTTCGGCGCGGTGCAGGCGCAGGGCGCGGCGACCGAGCAGGGCGAGGTGCTGCCGGTGTCGAGCGAGGAAGTCAGCAGCCTGCTGAAGGACGCCAACGAGGTCATCATCGTGCCGGGCTACGGCATGGCGGTGGCGCAGGCGCAGGGCACTATCAGCGAGATCGCTCGGCGCCTGCGGGCGCAGGGCGTCAACGTGCGCTTCGGCATCCACCCGGTGGCCGGCCGCCTGCCCGGGCATATGAACGTGCTGCTGGCCGAGGCGCGGGTGCCGTACGACATCGTGCTGGAAATGGAAGAGATCAACGACGACTTCGAGAAGGCCGACGTGGTGCTGGTGGTCGGCGCCAACGACATCGTCAACCCGGGGGCGCTGGAGGACCCCGCCAGCCCGATTGCCGGCATGCCGGTGCTGGAGGTGTGGAAGGCCAAGACCGTGGTGGTGTCCAAGCGCAGCATGGCGGCGGGCTACGCAGGCGTCGACAACCCGCTGTTCTACAAGGACAACACGCGCATGTGGTTTGGCGATGCCAAGGGCAGCGTCGATGCGCTGCTGCGGCAGTTGGAGGAGGCGCCGGCCTGA
- a CDS encoding PAS domain-containing protein, with the protein MTEQIDYAQLVSAIGDAIIISDAKGAITLWNPAAERMFGFTQAEAMGQSLDLIIPERLRGRHWEGYDKTMATGITRYGHDLLKVPAVDKDGKAMSIAFTVALLKDAAGAITGIVAVIRDETARFQEERALKKRLVELESQVKEQA; encoded by the coding sequence ATGACAGAACAGATCGACTACGCGCAACTGGTGTCCGCCATCGGCGACGCCATCATCATCTCCGACGCCAAGGGCGCCATCACGCTGTGGAATCCCGCGGCCGAGCGCATGTTCGGCTTCACCCAGGCCGAGGCCATGGGCCAGTCCCTCGACCTGATCATCCCCGAGCGGCTGCGGGGGCGGCACTGGGAGGGCTACGACAAGACCATGGCGACCGGCATCACGCGCTACGGCCATGACCTGCTCAAGGTGCCGGCGGTCGACAAGGACGGCAAGGCGATGTCGATCGCCTTCACCGTGGCGCTGCTCAAGGACGCAGCCGGCGCCATCACCGGCATCGTCGCGGTGATCCGCGACGAGACCGCGCGTTTCCAGGAGGAGCGGGCGCTGAAGAAGCGGCTGGTGGAGCTGGAGAGCCAGGTCAAGGAGCAGGCCTGA